DNA sequence from the Flavobacterium lipolyticum genome:
TGCTCGCTTTGAAAGCGGGTCATATCAGAAATACTAAGATCCCACCCGACAGTCAGATAAAAACTGGTCAAATCAGCAATAGAAGCTCCCGAAACTGCTGCTGCGAAAATGTCTGTCTGAGTGATTATGAAATTGGTCTCATATCCTCCAAAGGATTCTCCCATTAAACCTATCTTCAATGGATCTACGAAGTTTTTGCCTATTACATGATTGGTTGCACTAACAACACAGTCAACTGTGTTTTCTCCAACTGTGCCAGTCTCATGTTCAATATCTGGACATAATATCAGGTAGTCTTTTGTTGTTATTACAGATTCATTAAAGCCATTGCCCGACAACAAAGTAGGGTTGATATATTTATGAACATTATGCGACTGCTTTTCATAAATATAGACAATCATGGGATATTTTTTATTGGTATCAAAATTGGAAGGAAAATACAAAATACCTTTTAACTCTTTACCTGCTGCATTGCGGTATGTAATAAGTTCAGAAGTGCTATGCTGGAACTTCTCGTAATGCGCATTGCTCTGAAATGTGATTTTTTCCATAGAAGAATTGTTCTTTGCAACTAGACGTGGAGGAAGATCAAATCTTTGTTCCTGATATATATACAGCTCCGATTTTTTTATGTAATGCATATGGTTTAAAAAACTGCTGCGGCATATAATCTGTTCTATTGCACCTGTTTTTTCTAAACTGCAATATCCTGTCTTGCCATCATCATACTGCGTACGAAGAATGAGTCTATCATTTAAATCAACAACAATGCTTTTAAAGCCGTCAAAATTTCGCAAAAGGAGATCATAATCTCCAAGTGTATTAATTCGATATATAGTTTTATCTTCTCTTCCTTTGGTGAGTCTTCTGCTTAATGTGCCGTTGTTCTTTATTCCCCAAATATCATATTGGTCATATAATAAGATTTCCTTCTCGTCCGGAGTCCATCCAGGATTTCCGTATGCTGCATCTCCTCCTAATCCATTCACTCTGCCAAAAAAGGGAACTTTTATATGCTGTGTAATGTTGATATGAATTTTCATCTTAACATCATAAATCCACCAGTTCTTGTCCTTATAGTACGCAACAAACCTGCCAGACGGCGATGGCAGCAGATCTGTATGGTATCCGCTTTGTTTTTTAACCATAATTTCTTTTTGACCAGTATCAAGATCCACTAAATAATAATCCCTTGGAGCCACAATTTCAAACTGGGGTTCGTATTGTTTAGGGTTCGATATTATCGCCAAAGTTTTATTGCCATTTAGCATTACACTGGGAAATTCCGAAGAAGAAATTTTCACCACGCAACCATTTGAAGGATGCCAAACCGCCAGATTAGCCTTCTCATAAAATCTCCCAGATGATTGTTCCAGGGGATAGATCCATTTATCGGCGGTATTCCAAACTTCCACCCCGTCCCCTGCTTTTTGTTCAACCTCTATATTTGTGGAATTAAGTCCAAAAAAGACTTTATCCAAATCGGACGATATGGTCAGGGGATAACTATCCGTTTTATCAAAAATTTTATCAGATGCAAAATTGTTAAGTTCCTTTTGATTAAGCCTGAGTATTTTTTTTGTCTCCAGCTTATATAAACAAAGATCAGTACTACTACCTATGGAATCTGATGAACTGTAAAAAGCAACTGCTTTTCCATTCTCCTCCCATGCGAAATTATAAAACACACCATTTCCCTGCCTTGCGATCCATTCTATTGCCGAATTCCGAAGATTTAGAATTCCCACAGAATATTTTTCTTTTTCTTTTATCGAAATAATAATCTCTTTTTGGGTTGGGCTCATTGAAAAATCTGCTACATCATTCACTAAGCTGATTACACCAGTTGACAATTTTTGCAACTGCAGTTGTTTTTCCTTCCGTAAAAGTGTAATAATCTGGTCCGTTTCCGTGGAATATTCGATATGCGTATCCAATGGATAAGACTGGTGCATTCCTGTTTTCAAACTTAAGGATTGGATGCTGTTTTTGTCGTTGACAATAAGGTGCTCATTTCCGGCAAAACGTGGAAAAATGCCACCAGGCATATTAAAGGTTTCTCCGTTTATGGTATTTCGCACAAACAGCGTATCACTTCCGCTTTCATAACGCATTCGATAAGTGATCCATCGGCCATCCGGGGAGGGATTTCCAACGATGAGCTCTCCCCATTTCATATAATCGGATTCTGTCAGCTGTTTTTTTTGCACCACCTGCCCCCATAAGGGACAGGCTACTAATGGCAAAATAAAAAATAAAAATAAAGTCTGTTTCAGCTTCATACACAGAGATTCCTGTTTCTTGCTTCCATAAGGAAAAATATTTTGAGTTTTCATATTTAATAACCGCTGTTCTGCGGGCGTATATTAGGATTAATGCTCAGTTCGTTTTGAGGCAGAGGAAACAGAACATCTGTTGAATTCCAGCCAGTCTTTACAGGATCAAGGACATTATCAATCTGTCCGGAGCGCTTGAGGTCAAAAAAGCGATGTCCGAATTCTGTAAACAGTTCCCATCTCCTCTCCCTTAAAACCGCATCAACAATCTGCTGAGCAGAAACCGCATCTGTATCCAAAAGCCCGGCGCGTTTCCTAATTCTGTTCAAATCTTCTTTAGCGCCTATTAAATCTCCCTGATGCGCCCTTGCTTCTGCCCTTATAAGGTACTGTTCGGCAAGGCGGAAAATTATAGAGTACTCCATTGAAGCGGCAGTATTTTCAAACTCCTTGTATTTGTATGCATGATACCATGTATCAGTCCCGTCGCTGAGAGCCTTTGTCCAGTTTGCTTTTCGAAGGTCATTTTGATCAAAGGATTCGATCAGATTATTAGTTAATGCCACAAAGGGCGGAGGACCAGAAGAAAATATGAAAATACTGGCCTCATCTGTATTTTTTCCGGCCACAGATGGCTGAAACTGCCATATGGTTTCCTTGGAATCTTTTAAGAATACCAGAGAAGCATTATCCTCGATGGTATAAAGATTTGAAGCATTTAGGACCGCTGATGCGGCATTTGAGGCTTCTGCCCATGACTCATTGTACAGATATACCCTTGCCAATAATGCTTTTGCCGCAAATTGGTTGGGGCGTACCCGCCCGGCATTTAAATAATCCTGCGCCAGCATGGCTGCTGCATTTTCCAGATCCGCAATTATATTCCTGTAGATATCTTTTACCGGAATTTTCGAAGCTTCATTATTTATCTTTCGGTCTGTAGATACAATATAAGGGATTTCCCTGTAGAGATTAGCCAGATAAAAATGCACGATGGCTCTTATAAACAGGGCTTCTCCTTTTAGCTGTTCTTTTTCCTTTACGGTGAGTTTGTTGCTTAACTCCACTCCTTCCTTGACGGCATTAGCAGCATAAATCTGATTATAACTAAGATTCCAATATTCTGTAATAGTGGAATTTGCAGGCAGAAGTGCATTGGTATAAAAAGGGAGTGTTGGATCGCCGGGACTTGCAAGGCAGTATAGCTCGTCTGCATAATTACCCAACAGATTGGAAGCGCCTGATGTCGAACCTGAAAGCAAGCCCTGCTCTCTCATTTTAGAATAAATATCGGATAATGCTGCGTTTGCAGTGGAATAGTTATCAAAAACTGAAACTGTAGTTAGTTGTGATTTGGGAAGATCAACTTCTACAAAAGAATCACATGAGGTCAACAACACCATTGCTATTACCTGAAACAGCAATAAATAGTGTATAGAATTATTTTTAAGGGATAGTGTTTTCATGACAAAGTATTAAAAAGTGAGCTGGATTCCAGCAGTAATAATTTTCAATGGTGGCAGAGATCGCGAACCAATAAATTCAGGATCCCCATCCTTGTATTTTGTAAAAGTGAGCAGATTTTGTCCCTGCAGGATTATCTGGCACTGCGTGCTTTTCATATTTAAAGGCAGGTCATATGAAAGGGCTATATTCTTTAAGCGTATAAAAGACCCGTCTGTTATGGAACCTGTACTCTGCCTGAATAGATAGTTGGCTGTAACTGCATCCCCGTTATAACCACTGGTATAAATCTGCTGAGATGCAATATCTCCGGGCTTTGTCCAGCTGACTGCTACGCTTTCCGGTTGATTAGACATCTGTCCGGTGACACCATTATAGTAACTTCTGGTATCCTGTTTTACAAACTGAAAAAGAAAATCAAGTTTTAATCTTCTGTAGGATAGTACATTTTGCAGCCCTCCAAAATACTGCGGGTTGAAATCTACAACACTCTGCCTGTCTTCGGGAAATGAAATGATACCGTCCTTGTTTATGTCTTCGAAAAGATAAACGCCCTTTTGATTGTCAATTCCTGTATAGTTGTAATTCAGTTCAATATTCAAGGGCTTGCCAATACGATATTGCTCTTTGTAGGGAGAGGCAGAAAGCCCGGGAAAACTAATAAGCTTATTTCTGGCAAAAGTAAGATTTAGGCTGGTTGTCCACTTAAAGTTCTGAGTATTGAAGTTTTGGGTCCTTAGAGTGAATTCAAATCCTGTGTTTTGCACAACAGCATCTAAATTGGCCTGCATTGACTGAAACCCTGTAGTTCCTGCCAAAGGTATACCAACCAGCTGATTGGATGAACGGTTCTGATACCACGCGGCTGTTAGAAATATTTTATCCTGCAGGAATCCCACTTCCAGAGCAGCTTCAATTTTTTTATTGGTTTCCCATCCAAAATCAGGATTATAAAGCCGTGATGGCTGCAATCCTACATTTGAATCATAATTAAATCCCGATGAGGTATAAGTATCAAGAAACTGGTAATCCCCGATCTGGTCATTTCCTGTTGTTCCATAACTTGCACGAAGTTTGCCAAAACTCAACCATGAAATATCGTTTAAAAATCCTCCTTTAGTGAAAATCCATGCCATGCCCACGGCTCCGAAATTGGCAAACTGATTACCCGGACCAAATCGGCTTGAACCGTCCCGTCTTCCTGTAAGGTTTACAATATAACGGTCCTGCCAGTTATAGTTGATCCTTCCGAAAAAAGCCTGATATTTATACAGTGCATCATCACTATATAAGACGCGCACTGTAGATGCAGATGCCAGATCATAGATCAAATCATTTGATGTGAAACCACTTCCGAATTGATACAGTCTCTCGGTACTCTGGCTCTGGAAAGTTCCTCCCACCAGAATATTGATTTTACCAAAAGTCATTTCTTTTTCCCAACTTATCTGGGGCTCCACTATCCAGGACTGCCTGTCTGTATTATTTAAATAAATACCGGAAAAGGCACTTGTCAACTGATAAGAAGGATTATAGATGGTAGATGGAGAAGTTCTGGTTTCCTGGTGTCTTAAGTCGGTAAAACCAAAATTACTTTTCAGAACTAAATTATCCAGCAAATCATAAGATAATACAGCGCTAGTAACAAGGTCATTCGTTTTGGATCTGAACTCTGCATCTCTGTAACGAAGCGGATTCTGCCAAGTTCCATTTTCCCAATTTAAATTGCCGGCCGCATCATACAGCGCAGGCGCATTTGGCGCCAGATATCTAGAGATCGCAGTCAGATCATACGCAGGCTGATCATTATCCTGAATATTGTATCCTGCTGAAAAAGTGAGTTTAAACCTATTATCTTCTGAACGATGGCTCATGCTGAACTGTGTCCCTCCTTTCTTGTACATATACTGGCCGGGGAATACGGTAGACTCTGTGTGATAGGTACTGCTCAATAAAAACTGCGTTTTATCAGATCCGCCCGAGAGCGCGGCCTGCACATCCGTTATCTGCGCAGTACCACCTAAAAATTCTTTCTGCCAATTTGTTTCACGATTCTGGTCCCATGTCCCGTTTATATCATAGTCCCATGGATTATACTGATTGAGACCATCATTGATAAAAGCTTGTTTTCTCATTGTAAGATACTGCTGGGTACTCATCAGTTTCATAAATTTAGTTACGGCGCCGGCGCCGGTTGCAGCTTTGACACTCACAACAGTTTTTCCGCCTTTTCCTTTTTTAGTAGTGATCAGCACCACACCATTGGCACCTCTTGACCCATAGATTGAGGTGGCGTCAGCATCTTTAAGTATCTCGATATTTTCTATTGTATCAGGATTTATACTATTGAGCGGACTTGTAACGGTTGGAAATGTGGAGGCTGTCTGATTATAGCCAATAGGATCCGAGGCGTACGGAACACCATCTATTATGTAGAGTGGATTATTACCATCACTTCTAATACTGTTCTGTCCACGGATTTTAATATCGAATCCTCCACCGGGAACCCCTGTCGTCTGTGTAATGCTTACACCTGCCATCCGCCCCTGCATAGCTGCAAGCACATTTGTTACGGGCTGGTTTTCAATATCTTTTGCGGTGATTCGAGCAATGCTTCCTGTACGTTCGCTTTCTTTAATGGAATAGTATCCTGCATTGATCTTCACTTCCTTTAGAGTTGTGGTATCATACTCTAATGAAATATCTATTGATTTTCGATCCTGAACAGGAACAAGAACAGTCTTAAATCCTATAAAAGAAACGATCAAGGTATCCGATGACAAAGCAGAAAGATTGTACTGACCACTGTAATCAGAAATAGTTCCGGAACCACGCTTGTTTTTTATGGCAATAGTTACCCCAGGAAGCGGATTAACACCATCGCTAATAGTTCCCTTAACCTGAAACTGTTGAGAAAATAAAATACTATGCCTGATAGATTTCTCGGCATAAACAGATGAAAAAGAAAAACACAGCCAGATAAAAATTAGGCAATAAAGAGCTTTCCCATCCTTGTTAAATGAAAAAATATTCATAATATTGGATTGGTTAGTTAAACGATGATTTGATTAGCTATGGTCCTCTGCTCTAGTTTAGTCGCTGCTGTAGAGGACCATTTTTTATGCATCAAGTAAACGGCTTAATGTTCATAAGAGAGATGAATTATCTATTTCACAGTCATAAGTTTTTAGAAGGTTTGACTTTATGATGCGAAACTTAAAAAAAATGAAAGGAATATCGCTAAGAATAATAAGAGTTGAGTATAAAAAAAGGCATGGAACTCAGCTTACTGCCTTAGAGGTACTGGTATACCGTGCAACAATAAGTGAGCCCACGCCTATGGCGTGAGCATCTTACTTATTATCTCGTTGCAAAATTACCAGTTTTCTAAGGCGAGATTCTAAGCGAATGCTTCAATATTTTTTTGAAGAGTCGCAAAAATACGATCCTTTGAGGATCATATGCAAATATAATATAAAATATTCCATTGTTCGTGATCGCGAACACTTTTTTTAGTGCGTTTACTTTAATTTGTTAAAATAACTATATGATAATTGCCAAATGACTACTAAAAGTGAAGCTATACAAAGAAATATACTTATCAATAAGTATATCTGCAATTATATTTCGCAGCGTTGGATTGTCAATAGGGTTGATGAAAATGGCAACGAAGTTACTAAAAGACAGTATGCAAAAGAATGTAATTTAGCAACTTCAACGATAACCAAATTGCAAAGACCGGATGGATATAATATACCTTTCGCAATTATAAGTGCCATTTGTAATAAAGAAAATATAGTATTGTCAACTTTTTTTTCTGATTTTGAAAAAGAATACGGGATTTCAATCATTGATAAATATTTAGATAAGAAATAAAAAAAAGATGCTGAAGCATCTTTTTTTAGGATTATAATATTGATAAACAATCGTATATGTAAATTTTAGTTATTTTTATATTTTTAAATTAATATTCAAATATGAAAATTATTAACCCTGAATTTACTGTAATTACAATTGGAATCTCTTTTGTTATTTTGGGCTTTATTATTAGATATAAAATTAATAAACGTAGATTTAATCGTAAAGGTCCTGGTGGTTTACAACATTTTAAAAATTATGAACAAGCTTGGTTAGTAACGTTAATTGAAAGAATATTAATGGTACTATCTTTTATTATGATTGCTACTGGTATAATATTCTCTGTAGCAGTTGTATTTTTTTAAAACTTGTTCTCTCTCATTCTTAATCATAATATATTTAAAAATACCTTCCAATGGTATTTTTTTTATTAAACAGGTATTTATACGGTAGGCTTGTCATCACTAAAGAATTATTTTGCAACTTTTTTAATGACACAAATTACGTAAAACCGTAAACTAAAACAAAATCGGTTTTGTATGTTTGATTCTGAAATTTAGACAATGACATAAAGCTATCTAAAACAGTACTTATTTAAGTAAGTTTATCGCCTAAGTAAGTTGTAGGCAATGCAACCAAAATTGCGCAAAAAACCAAGAATAAAAGACAAAACCTTATCATAAATTTTGAACTATGGGATTATTTGATTTTCTAAAAAAGAAAGAGTTTGAAGAAATAAGAACCCTAAAAGAAAAACTTGAAAAATTTAAATCTATTATTAATATTCAAGATGAGGTTGATAATAAAAAGAAAAAATTAGAACTATTAATTTCACAGAAAGAATCTGAACTGGAGTTACTGATTAAAAACAAAACACGTGAAATTTCAGAAAAGGAAATAGAGCTAAATAAAATTATTTCTGACAAGGAAGTCGAATTTAATTCAACAATTGAGAACAAAAAACAGTCAATAAATTATATTCAAAAAGACTTTGACGAATTAAATCTAAATTATCAAACAGCACTTGAAACATACACACGACTTCGAAAAGATGTTAGTTTATATGAATCAAAATTAGATTTAATAGAATTTGGAATTTATGAACCAATCTATGATTTTGAAAAATCAGAAGATTATAGAACTGAACAAAATAGAATCATTGAAGAACAAAAATTGATGATTCAATCAGAAACGGCTGCAACTTGCAGAACAGAATGGACAATTGATGGAAGTGTTACAAAAGGTAGAGCAACCACTAAAAAATATATAAAATTAGTGCTTCGTGCTTTTAATGGTGAATGTAATTCTCAAATTGCAAAAGTTAAATGGAATAACGTTAATCAGATGAAAGAACGCATTCATAAATCATATGAAACTTTGAACAAACTTGGTGATGGTTATTCAGTTAGCATTTCTTACGAATTTCTTGAACTTAAATTAAAAGAAATTACTCTTGAATATGAGTTTCAAGTAAAAAGACAAGAGGAAAAAGAAGAAATGCGAGCTATTCAAGAAGAATTACGAGAAGAAGAAAAAGCAAGACGTGAATTTGAGCAAGCTCAAAAACAAGCTGAAAAAGAAGAAGAAACTTATCAAAGAGCTTTACTAAAAGCAAGAAAAGAAGTTGAAAAAGCAACTGGCGAATTACAAGAAGAATTGAATTCTAAAATTTTAATTCTCGAACAAGAATTATTAATAGCTCAAGAAAAAAAAGAACGAGCATTGTCTATGGCTCAACAAACAAAACGAGGGCACGTTTATATAATTTCTAACATTGGTTCGTTTGGAGAAAACGTTTATAAAATTGGTATGACAAGAAGACTTGAACCTATTGATAGAGTGAAAGAACTTGGAGATGCTTCTGTTCCGTTTCAATTTGACGTTCACGCTATGATTTATTCAGACGAAGCGAGAACTTTAGAATGCGAACTTCATAAAGCGTTTTCTAATAAAAAGGTAAATATGTTAAACTACAGAAAAGAATTTTTCAATGTTAGTTTAGAAGAAATTGAACAGAAAATTGACGAATTAGGATTTGAAGCAGAATTTACAATTTTACCAGAAGCAATGCAATATAGAGAAACATTAGCTTTATTGGAAAAAATGAATTCTACCGAAGAAACTAAAACTATTGAAGAGATAATTGCAGAAGAATACCCAAATAGCTTAAATTAAGCACTGCCTACAACAGCTACAACGAATTTGGGCAATTGGCATAATGGGAAGTTGGTTTTGTATTTGGGATGATTTACTTCGTATATTAGCTACGCTCGGGTGGCAAATCCGAAGAATGGACTAAATTTAGTTCAAAACCTACTGTTGTAGCAGAACATTAACGGGAAGCTAACAAAATTGTAGATAAAAATCTTTAAATATATGTTTATATTCGATAACAAAAACATTCCTTCTCAATTATTATTGCCCTCAAATTCAGATGAGGATATAAACATATTAATAGGTGAAAATGGTAGTGGTAAAAGCACTTTATTAAATGATCTTTCAAAATTCCATTTAGGTCAAAATTATAATGTGATAGCAATTGCTAATACAATTTATGACAAATTCAATTCGCGGAATCTTCATTTCAAAATACTTAGATCTTCGTTAGGCAAAACATTAGCAAGAAACACAATTGTCAATGCTTTTAAAATTTTAGCAAATGATGATTTGAAAAGACTACGAAACATTGCAAATACATTAGAATATATTGGTTTTGATCCTGTAATAAGTTTTAAATTAAAAGGTGTTAATCCGGATTTTCGAGACAAAGTAATAGATTCGGAATTACCTGGTGAAGAAATAGAAATCTTGATGTATTTTTTAAATAGATATGTGGATAGAGAATTTTACGAAGAAAAAATTGTAAATATAAATTTCAATAATGAAAAATTTGAAGATATCAAAAATTCTTATCTACTAACAATGTTCTTGTATGAGAAACAGTTAAAATCTTTAAAGCTAATTCGTGGAATAGACATATATCTACATAAAAATAATCAACATATTCCTTTAAACAAAGCAAGTTCAGGAGAATTAACTTTGGTAACATCTCTTATTTATTTGACCTCTGTCATAACTGAAAATTCTGTCATATTAATTGATGAACCCGAAAACAGTTTGCATCCGAAATGGCAAATAGAATACATAACGAGAATTAACAACCTATTTTATTTCTATCAACCAAAAATTATTGTTGCAACACATTCTCCATTAATAATAAATGGTGCAGAAATGAATTCCCAAAATTTAAAAATATTTAAAGGGACGAATGGAAACTTTATTCTTGAACTAAATGAAAAAATTAATGTTGAAGAAATTTATCAAGAATATTTTGATGTAACAACACCTGAAAACCGTTATTTATCAGAAAATCTTATAGACAAAATGAATTTGTTGGCTTCTAAAAATATTGGATTAGATGAATTTTTAAAAGAAATAAATAACATTCAAGATAATTCATATGATGAGAAGCAAAAAAAATTGCTCGATGAAGTTTTAGAAATGGGAAAAAAAATAATCACTGATTTAGAATAGATGCCTTTAAATTTTGAAAATCAAGATCATATAAATATTAGAACCGCCATTACTGCAGGTGGAAATGTTTGGGCAAATCCACTTCTTAATGAAGTTAAAAGAAAAATAAAGGATTACTACATTGAAAATGAATTGCCAAAATGCTGTTACTGTAGCAGATTATTTGTTGGCGAATTCCGTATGGTAATCGACATAGAGCATATTTTGCCACAAAGTAAATATTCAAGCCTTAGATTTGAAGAACTAAACTTAAATGTTGCTTGTAAAAGATGCAATATGGAAATTAAAAAAGCTAGGTTAGATTTTATTGTTGATGAAACCATAATTGGAACAAATTATTATCAATCCCAACATTATAAAATAATTCATCCAAATATTGACAAATATGATGATCATTTAAAAATAATTACAGGGAGAAATGGGAATATAATTTTAAATAAATACGTTATTTTAACCAAGAATAAAGGTCAGTTTACATATGATTATTTCGAATTGAAAGAATTTGAAATGAATAATTTAAACGAAGCTCAAGGAATTAAAAAGCTATCAACATTATCTCGTGAAATTCCAGATTATTTAAGAAATCAAATAATAAAAATTCTATCAAAAATAAAATAAAAGCCTATAATTAAAACACGTTTCTAGAAATTTGGAAATTAGTTTAATCGAAACAAAAGAAAGAATTATAAATTTTATTAAAAGTATTGCATTAGGAGTCGCACTCGTGGAGAAAGACGATCTTACTTCTGACTATAAAGCATAGAAATAAATAAAAACTTAATAACTGAATTCAAGACTGAATGCGAAGGGAGGTTCGATTCCTCGCTTTCTCCGCCAATCAAATAAAATATGGAAATAAAAAGCTTTAAAATTCCCGGCGAATCAACTAAACGACAATGGGCAGTTTATTTATTCATAGCAACTCCTAGAGATAAAAATGAAGTTATAAAACTTTATGTTGGTAAAGTTGGTGATAATCGTGACGGATGTAATCCCGTAATTTCAAGAATAGGAAATCATTTTTCTTACAATAAAATTCATTCTCAAATTAGAAATAAAATCGAAAAAACTGACGAATATGATTATGAATATTTTTATTGTCATTTTGGAGAATATGAAGATAATGCGCAAATTAGACTTGAAAGTAAACAAAAGATCAATGAGTTAGAAAGAGAACTTAATCGTAAAATTCAAAAACAAATTTTTGGCGATTTAAAATACATTCTACTAAATCCATACGGAGGAAAATATGTTACAAAAACTAA
Encoded proteins:
- a CDS encoding S9 family peptidase translates to MKTQNIFPYGSKKQESLCMKLKQTLFLFFILPLVACPLWGQVVQKKQLTESDYMKWGELIVGNPSPDGRWITYRMRYESGSDTLFVRNTINGETFNMPGGIFPRFAGNEHLIVNDKNSIQSLSLKTGMHQSYPLDTHIEYSTETDQIITLLRKEKQLQLQKLSTGVISLVNDVADFSMSPTQKEIIISIKEKEKYSVGILNLRNSAIEWIARQGNGVFYNFAWEENGKAVAFYSSSDSIGSSTDLCLYKLETKKILRLNQKELNNFASDKIFDKTDSYPLTISSDLDKVFFGLNSTNIEVEQKAGDGVEVWNTADKWIYPLEQSSGRFYEKANLAVWHPSNGCVVKISSSEFPSVMLNGNKTLAIISNPKQYEPQFEIVAPRDYYLVDLDTGQKEIMVKKQSGYHTDLLPSPSGRFVAYYKDKNWWIYDVKMKIHINITQHIKVPFFGRVNGLGGDAAYGNPGWTPDEKEILLYDQYDIWGIKNNGTLSRRLTKGREDKTIYRINTLGDYDLLLRNFDGFKSIVVDLNDRLILRTQYDDGKTGYCSLEKTGAIEQIICRSSFLNHMHYIKKSELYIYQEQRFDLPPRLVAKNNSSMEKITFQSNAHYEKFQHSTSELITYRNAAGKELKGILYFPSNFDTNKKYPMIVYIYEKQSHNVHKYINPTLLSGNGFNESVITTKDYLILCPDIEHETGTVGENTVDCVVSATNHVIGKNFVDPLKIGLMGESFGGYETNFIITQTDIFAAAVSGASIADLTSFYLTVGWDLSISDMTRFQSEQWRLGKSPFEDPDLYSRNSPITNATSIKTPILIWAGKSDWHVNWNQSVEFYMALRRLGKPATMLLYPDEKHILMKEKNQKDLSLRINQWFDYYLKNDQSVGWPKEAVN
- a CDS encoding RagB/SusD family nutrient uptake outer membrane protein, with amino-acid sequence MKTLSLKNNSIHYLLLFQVIAMVLLTSCDSFVEVDLPKSQLTTVSVFDNYSTANAALSDIYSKMREQGLLSGSTSGASNLLGNYADELYCLASPGDPTLPFYTNALLPANSTITEYWNLSYNQIYAANAVKEGVELSNKLTVKEKEQLKGEALFIRAIVHFYLANLYREIPYIVSTDRKINNEASKIPVKDIYRNIIADLENAAAMLAQDYLNAGRVRPNQFAAKALLARVYLYNESWAEASNAASAVLNASNLYTIEDNASLVFLKDSKETIWQFQPSVAGKNTDEASIFIFSSGPPPFVALTNNLIESFDQNDLRKANWTKALSDGTDTWYHAYKYKEFENTAASMEYSIIFRLAEQYLIRAEARAHQGDLIGAKEDLNRIRKRAGLLDTDAVSAQQIVDAVLRERRWELFTEFGHRFFDLKRSGQIDNVLDPVKTGWNSTDVLFPLPQNELSINPNIRPQNSGY
- a CDS encoding SusC/RagA family TonB-linked outer membrane protein — protein: MNIFSFNKDGKALYCLIFIWLCFSFSSVYAEKSIRHSILFSQQFQVKGTISDGVNPLPGVTIAIKNKRGSGTISDYSGQYNLSALSSDTLIVSFIGFKTVLVPVQDRKSIDISLEYDTTTLKEVKINAGYYSIKESERTGSIARITAKDIENQPVTNVLAAMQGRMAGVSITQTTGVPGGGFDIKIRGQNSIRSDGNNPLYIIDGVPYASDPIGYNQTASTFPTVTSPLNSINPDTIENIEILKDADATSIYGSRGANGVVLITTKKGKGGKTVVSVKAATGAGAVTKFMKLMSTQQYLTMRKQAFINDGLNQYNPWDYDINGTWDQNRETNWQKEFLGGTAQITDVQAALSGGSDKTQFLLSSTYHTESTVFPGQYMYKKGGTQFSMSHRSEDNRFKLTFSAGYNIQDNDQPAYDLTAISRYLAPNAPALYDAAGNLNWENGTWQNPLRYRDAEFRSKTNDLVTSAVLSYDLLDNLVLKSNFGFTDLRHQETRTSPSTIYNPSYQLTSAFSGIYLNNTDRQSWIVEPQISWEKEMTFGKINILVGGTFQSQSTERLYQFGSGFTSNDLIYDLASASTVRVLYSDDALYKYQAFFGRINYNWQDRYIVNLTGRRDGSSRFGPGNQFANFGAVGMAWIFTKGGFLNDISWLSFGKLRASYGTTGNDQIGDYQFLDTYTSSGFNYDSNVGLQPSRLYNPDFGWETNKKIEAALEVGFLQDKIFLTAAWYQNRSSNQLVGIPLAGTTGFQSMQANLDAVVQNTGFEFTLRTQNFNTQNFKWTTSLNLTFARNKLISFPGLSASPYKEQYRIGKPLNIELNYNYTGIDNQKGVYLFEDINKDGIISFPEDRQSVVDFNPQYFGGLQNVLSYRRLKLDFLFQFVKQDTRSYYNGVTGQMSNQPESVAVSWTKPGDIASQQIYTSGYNGDAVTANYLFRQSTGSITDGSFIRLKNIALSYDLPLNMKSTQCQIILQGQNLLTFTKYKDGDPEFIGSRSLPPLKIITAGIQLTF
- a CDS encoding DUF4041 domain-containing protein; this encodes MGLFDFLKKKEFEEIRTLKEKLEKFKSIINIQDEVDNKKKKLELLISQKESELELLIKNKTREISEKEIELNKIISDKEVEFNSTIENKKQSINYIQKDFDELNLNYQTALETYTRLRKDVSLYESKLDLIEFGIYEPIYDFEKSEDYRTEQNRIIEEQKLMIQSETAATCRTEWTIDGSVTKGRATTKKYIKLVLRAFNGECNSQIAKVKWNNVNQMKERIHKSYETLNKLGDGYSVSISYEFLELKLKEITLEYEFQVKRQEEKEEMRAIQEELREEEKARREFEQAQKQAEKEEETYQRALLKARKEVEKATGELQEELNSKILILEQELLIAQEKKERALSMAQQTKRGHVYIISNIGSFGENVYKIGMTRRLEPIDRVKELGDASVPFQFDVHAMIYSDEARTLECELHKAFSNKKVNMLNYRKEFFNVSLEEIEQKIDELGFEAEFTILPEAMQYRETLALLEKMNSTEETKTIEEIIAEEYPNSLN
- a CDS encoding AAA family ATPase, with protein sequence MFIFDNKNIPSQLLLPSNSDEDINILIGENGSGKSTLLNDLSKFHLGQNYNVIAIANTIYDKFNSRNLHFKILRSSLGKTLARNTIVNAFKILANDDLKRLRNIANTLEYIGFDPVISFKLKGVNPDFRDKVIDSELPGEEIEILMYFLNRYVDREFYEEKIVNINFNNEKFEDIKNSYLLTMFLYEKQLKSLKLIRGIDIYLHKNNQHIPLNKASSGELTLVTSLIYLTSVITENSVILIDEPENSLHPKWQIEYITRINNLFYFYQPKIIVATHSPLIINGAEMNSQNLKIFKGTNGNFILELNEKINVEEIYQEYFDVTTPENRYLSENLIDKMNLLASKNIGLDEFLKEINNIQDNSYDEKQKKLLDEVLEMGKKIITDLE